In Opitutaceae bacterium TAV5, one genomic interval encodes:
- a CDS encoding N-terminal cleavage protein: protein MSPKNHPCRSFAGAPGPGSFSAPGRGGFTLVELLAVIAIIGVLAAIIIPVTGKVRQNARSARDLSNLRQLALALNQLANEARDGRYPRVQKSPEADGWHVEVAARIYTAENSAPWDRVFTRDSVFQAPGRPWKDFPSQTDNWKNGYSYGINSFYANINWGRRLSAVPTPSRIILVGDKLPKIEANDVDHIGTSDNLQQDPNNGTAAPGPSWSRLEYRHAGGSKAHMAFCDGHIESLTAEALRLDPPGGGSRYRWWE from the coding sequence ATGTCACCAAAAAACCATCCTTGCCGGTCCTTTGCCGGCGCCCCTGGTCCCGGTTCCTTTTCCGCTCCCGGCCGGGGCGGATTTACGCTGGTCGAGCTGCTGGCCGTCATCGCGATCATCGGCGTCCTCGCCGCCATCATCATTCCTGTCACCGGCAAGGTCCGCCAGAACGCCCGCAGCGCCCGCGACCTGTCCAACCTCCGGCAACTGGCGCTCGCCCTCAACCAGCTCGCCAACGAAGCGCGCGACGGCCGATACCCCCGCGTCCAGAAATCTCCCGAGGCCGACGGCTGGCATGTCGAGGTGGCCGCCCGCATCTATACGGCGGAAAACTCCGCTCCGTGGGACCGCGTCTTCACGCGCGACTCCGTCTTTCAGGCTCCGGGCCGTCCGTGGAAGGATTTCCCCTCGCAGACCGACAACTGGAAAAACGGTTACAGCTACGGCATCAATTCCTTCTACGCCAACATCAACTGGGGGCGTCGTCTCTCCGCCGTGCCGACGCCCTCCCGCATCATTCTCGTCGGCGACAAACTCCCCAAAATCGAGGCCAACGACGTCGATCACATCGGCACCAGCGACAATCTCCAGCAGGATCCCAACAACGGGACCGCCGCACCGGGCCCGAGCTGGTCGCGCCTCGAATACCGCCACGCCGGCGGCAGCAAGGCGCACATGGCGTTTTGCGACGGCCACATCGAATCCCTCACGGCCGAAGCCCTCCGGCTCGATCCTCCCGGCGGCGGCAGCCGTTACCGCTGGTGGGAATAA
- a CDS encoding GntR family transcriptional regulator, which translates to MSTPFTRSPESVAPLYEQVMQWLEQRIENDFGHDERFFTERELVARLGVSQPTVRRALQELVDRRLLHRHVGRGTFVQKHKRTRLLGVIMPHSHSPVLMQQLNCFAELCDEFDCNLRVHHIRPGSDPADPAGRLRDVARALPANPHEERMVFLGHSQEAAWTLFDELDHRGFRTVSALPFAGGYPGDCVSIDVGHGVTLALDHLRALGHRRIAILVNEPVALANVKMRLGYLRDYVAAHGMQEETVFVDCSPPMGGNSFEPVLAALPALLGGDPQARPTAIVPISGIGAWAALRHAGRAGLSVPRDFSVLAFDDLPGSDLLFPALTAIHTDGHAYARRILEILWSDEPGAGGDRASSPRQETFAPSLVLRESTAPLHA; encoded by the coding sequence ATGTCCACCCCCTTTACCCGTTCTCCCGAATCCGTCGCTCCGCTGTACGAGCAGGTCATGCAGTGGCTGGAGCAGCGCATCGAAAACGACTTCGGGCACGACGAGCGTTTTTTCACGGAGCGCGAGCTGGTGGCGCGGCTCGGCGTGTCGCAACCGACGGTGCGGCGGGCGTTGCAGGAGCTGGTCGACCGTCGCCTGCTCCACCGGCACGTCGGCCGGGGGACATTTGTGCAGAAGCACAAACGCACGCGTCTGCTCGGGGTCATCATGCCGCACTCGCATTCGCCGGTGCTGATGCAGCAGCTCAACTGCTTCGCGGAGCTGTGCGACGAATTCGACTGCAACCTGCGCGTGCATCACATCCGGCCCGGCAGCGACCCCGCCGATCCGGCCGGCCGGCTGCGCGATGTGGCCCGCGCCCTCCCGGCCAACCCGCATGAGGAGCGCATGGTGTTTCTCGGGCATTCGCAGGAGGCGGCGTGGACGCTCTTCGACGAACTCGACCATCGCGGCTTCCGCACGGTGAGCGCGCTGCCGTTCGCCGGGGGCTATCCGGGCGACTGTGTGAGCATCGACGTGGGCCACGGCGTCACCCTGGCGCTCGACCACCTGCGCGCGCTCGGCCACCGGCGCATCGCCATCCTCGTCAACGAACCCGTGGCCCTGGCCAACGTGAAGATGCGCCTCGGTTACCTGCGCGACTACGTGGCCGCCCACGGCATGCAGGAGGAAACCGTGTTCGTCGATTGCTCCCCGCCGATGGGCGGCAATTCCTTCGAGCCGGTTCTCGCGGCCTTGCCTGCCCTTCTCGGCGGCGACCCGCAGGCCCGGCCCACGGCCATCGTGCCGATTTCCGGCATCGGCGCCTGGGCGGCGCTCCGGCATGCCGGCAGGGCGGGCCTGAGCGTGCCGCGGGATTTTTCGGTGCTCGCCTTCGACGACCTCCCCGGGTCCGACCTGCTTTTCCCGGCTCTCACCGCCATCCACACCGACGGGCACGCCTACGCGCGCCGCATCCTCGAAATCCTCTGGTCCGATGAGCCCGGCGCCGGTGGCGACCGGGCTTCCTCTCCCCGTCAGGAAACCTTCGCCCCGTCTCTCGTTCTCCGCGAAAGCACCGCCCCCCTCCACGCCTGA
- a CDS encoding PEP-CTERM motif protein: MKTTTTRQSVRSPRSATTGLALVLAVLALPASAPLARAKWTGTVDNDYTNPANWRDGVIDGIFSSSLGANTEVLFPSGSYAIDRLSISHADNYYLRILPPAGSSTAGTTLSLGDVSVDIAGDSASQEVAIGVSSRPLTIDFGSTGTRTITVNPSLVTSSNGRDTLSLYGAVTGHNLLKTGGGSLNLYAATTLSGSYVQTGGTTFLRGYTHPSAGYQEASFSAERLVIAGTLGRFVVMNNAGLDAALPVSLNGGTLGFQSSSAIDRTLDTLSLDGSRSALAVTPTGGASGTLTINHLERSGYATLSLLATAANPAGRGNIAIKVANDASLLADLRGGGGAAGTKNISILPWATASTANSSILDNQPNGDYYTPLQGFVTYTHDGGFRALDKATEYHASLAEAASDGNVRLTASETLSGNKTVNSLYLDYDAASDLAVDLGGATLDVTSGALAANNNSGGKSFIIRNGTLNFGDATGYITSGRSDRSSAISANITGNAGVVYAPAERLTLSGVNSYAGPTVINTGLVIIDAATALPSTSDVRVDKNATLQINNNIAASAATLAGNGLVKLNNATARLDIGNVSGSAAGWTTIGAGGTVSPGDASGYFRADTLGFTGSVRFEAGSSLLIDIGAAGGAFDSITVTGDLAVEAGATLVLNFLDGYTLRDGDSFALASVSGTGLDTLQNFTVTGAGIDGFSFTWTDGLLTATAVPEPATWALVTGASLLMLAFVRRRHTR; the protein is encoded by the coding sequence ATGAAAACCACCACCACCCGCCAATCCGTCCGCTCGCCCCGGTCCGCCACCACCGGCCTCGCTCTCGTGCTTGCCGTCCTCGCCCTGCCTGCCTCCGCCCCGCTGGCCCGCGCCAAATGGACGGGCACCGTCGACAACGACTACACCAACCCCGCCAACTGGCGCGACGGTGTCATCGACGGCATCTTCTCCTCCAGCCTCGGGGCCAATACCGAAGTCCTGTTCCCTTCCGGCAGCTACGCCATCGACCGGCTCTCGATCAGCCATGCCGACAACTACTATCTGAGGATCCTCCCGCCCGCCGGCTCCTCGACCGCCGGCACCACGCTTTCCCTCGGCGACGTCTCCGTGGACATTGCCGGCGACAGCGCCTCGCAGGAAGTCGCCATCGGCGTCTCCTCGCGTCCTCTCACCATCGATTTCGGGTCAACCGGCACGCGCACGATCACCGTCAACCCGTCGCTCGTCACTTCCAGCAACGGACGCGACACCCTCAGCCTCTACGGCGCGGTCACCGGCCACAACCTCCTCAAGACCGGCGGCGGCAGCCTCAACCTTTACGCCGCCACGACGCTCTCCGGCAGCTACGTCCAGACCGGCGGCACCACTTTTCTCCGCGGCTACACTCACCCCTCCGCCGGCTACCAGGAAGCCTCTTTCAGCGCGGAGCGGCTCGTCATCGCCGGCACCCTCGGCCGCTTCGTCGTGATGAACAACGCCGGCCTCGACGCCGCCCTCCCCGTCTCGCTCAACGGCGGCACCCTCGGCTTCCAGTCCTCCTCCGCCATCGATCGCACCCTCGACACGCTCTCCCTCGACGGCTCCCGCTCCGCCCTCGCCGTGACCCCCACAGGCGGCGCGAGCGGCACGCTCACCATCAACCACCTCGAACGCTCCGGCTACGCCACCCTCTCGCTCCTTGCCACCGCCGCCAACCCCGCCGGACGGGGCAACATCGCCATCAAGGTCGCCAACGACGCCTCCCTTCTGGCCGATCTCCGTGGCGGCGGCGGCGCGGCCGGCACGAAAAACATCAGCATTCTCCCCTGGGCCACCGCCTCCACCGCCAACTCGAGCATCCTCGATAACCAGCCCAACGGCGACTACTACACCCCGCTCCAGGGTTTTGTCACCTACACGCACGACGGCGGCTTCCGCGCCCTCGACAAAGCCACGGAGTACCACGCCTCCCTCGCCGAAGCCGCCTCCGACGGCAATGTCCGCCTCACCGCCTCCGAAACACTCTCCGGCAACAAGACCGTCAACTCCCTCTACCTCGACTACGACGCCGCGTCCGATCTCGCGGTCGATCTCGGCGGAGCCACGCTCGATGTGACCAGCGGCGCGCTCGCCGCCAACAACAACAGCGGCGGCAAGAGCTTCATTATCCGCAACGGCACCCTCAACTTCGGTGACGCCACCGGCTACATCACGTCCGGCCGCAGCGACAGATCCTCCGCCATCTCCGCCAACATCACCGGCAACGCCGGCGTCGTCTATGCCCCTGCCGAGCGGCTCACGCTTTCCGGCGTCAACAGCTACGCCGGCCCCACGGTCATCAACACCGGTCTCGTCATCATCGACGCCGCCACCGCCCTGCCCTCCACCTCCGACGTCCGCGTGGACAAAAACGCCACCCTCCAGATCAACAACAACATCGCCGCCAGCGCCGCCACCCTGGCCGGCAACGGCCTCGTGAAACTCAACAACGCCACCGCTCGCCTCGACATCGGCAATGTCTCAGGAAGCGCCGCCGGCTGGACCACCATCGGCGCCGGCGGCACGGTTTCTCCCGGCGATGCCTCCGGCTATTTCCGGGCCGACACCCTCGGCTTCACCGGCTCGGTGCGTTTCGAGGCAGGCTCCAGCCTCCTCATCGACATCGGCGCTGCCGGTGGTGCCTTCGATAGCATCACCGTCACCGGCGACCTTGCCGTCGAAGCCGGCGCCACTCTCGTCCTCAACTTTCTCGACGGCTACACGCTGAGGGACGGCGATTCCTTCGCCCTCGCCAGCGTCAGCGGCACCGGCCTCGACACCCTGCAAAACTTCACCGTCACCGGCGCCGGCATCGACGGTTTCTCCTTCACGTGGACCGACGGCCTGCTCACCGCCACCGCCGTCCCCGAACCCGCCACCTGGGCCCTGGTCACCGGAGCCAGCCTTCTGATGCTTGCATTCGTCCGCCGGCGTCACACGCGTTGA
- a CDS encoding N-terminal cleavage protein — protein sequence MKSKTNYACAVRGGFTLIELLTVIAIIGILAAIIIPTVGKVRKTAQSTRCSAGLRSAGAAIQLFTNDNRGRLPIADNGVSKNGHWFVQVAPYLGAQYAADATVAQMEGTRINKPVGCPLAPQFEKSYDVKGIGVSYGWNGVKVTLRVPKLAEGIDVTQITTPSRTIMLGERWGQTGSGGRDWGWRCAPPWDGTDPMVDADKDTSAGKPDSLRLSHGGRANFLFFDGHVASMKPEDTYTAGGDPDGDSANPNLWKGF from the coding sequence ATGAAGTCAAAAACCAACTACGCCTGCGCGGTACGAGGAGGGTTCACGCTCATCGAACTCCTCACCGTGATTGCCATCATCGGCATCCTCGCCGCCATCATCATCCCCACCGTCGGCAAGGTCCGCAAAACCGCCCAGTCCACCCGCTGCTCCGCCGGCCTGCGTTCGGCAGGCGCAGCCATCCAGCTCTTCACCAATGACAATCGAGGACGCCTTCCCATCGCCGATAACGGAGTCTCCAAAAACGGACACTGGTTTGTCCAGGTTGCGCCCTACCTCGGCGCGCAATATGCCGCAGATGCCACCGTGGCCCAGATGGAAGGCACCAGAATCAACAAACCCGTCGGCTGCCCGCTCGCCCCTCAATTCGAAAAAAGCTACGATGTAAAAGGCATTGGCGTAAGCTACGGATGGAATGGCGTGAAAGTAACCCTGCGCGTTCCCAAACTCGCCGAAGGAATTGACGTCACCCAAATCACCACCCCCTCGCGCACCATCATGCTTGGCGAACGCTGGGGGCAAACCGGCAGTGGCGGCCGCGACTGGGGCTGGCGCTGCGCCCCGCCGTGGGACGGCACAGACCCGATGGTGGATGCCGACAAGGACACATCTGCCGGAAAACCCGACTCTCTCCGCCTCAGCCACGGAGGCCGCGCCAACTTTCTCTTCTTTGATGGCCATGTCGCTTCCATGAAACCTGAGGACACCTATACCGCCGGCGGAGATCCCGATGGAGATTCCGCCAATCCCAACCTCTGGAAAGGTTTCTAG